From Topomyia yanbarensis strain Yona2022 chromosome 1, ASM3024719v1, whole genome shotgun sequence, one genomic window encodes:
- the LOC131695188 gene encoding hemiasterlin resistant protein 1-like, whose translation MVQSASHSAVAAPMVAPNQAFGLIAQIAATAGSVAIGFVGNTVGHALIGMFSGSDSQEAASLGQAAPVSGEANTPAEPCSWEIKQISCTQGQVECDSEQLPSIEVHIYSVHAIHFP comes from the coding sequence ATGGTCCAGTCTGCGTCACACTCGGCTGTCGCTGCACCAATGGTAGCTCCCAACCAGGCCTTTGGATTAATTGCTCAAATCGCAGCTACTGCTGGTAGTGTAGCGATCGGCTTCGTCGGTAACACCGTTGGACATGCCCTCATCGGAATGTTCAGCGGTTCCGATTCACAAGAGGCAGCCTCGCTAGGACAGGCTGCCCCGGTATCGGGCGAGGCAAACACTCCGGCAGAACCATGCTCGTGGGAGATCAAGCAAATATCTTGTACCCAAGGCCAGGTCGAGTgtgattcggaacaattaccaaGTATAGAAGTCCATATATATAGCGTTCACGCGATACATTTTCCTTAA